From the genome of Triticum aestivum cultivar Chinese Spring chromosome 3B, IWGSC CS RefSeq v2.1, whole genome shotgun sequence, one region includes:
- the LOC123071136 gene encoding protein FAR1-RELATED SEQUENCE 3, protein MHRQVYTRTMFEKFGEALYECGSYDLIEVEPRLEYIARHIKFQSGEKWCKNEFVISVSEPADEFISECGTFEHYGMVCSHVLKVMIHLKLYELPPKHVLKRWTRDARDILPPEYLRYQKDHGPLKYSSRRHNTLYLLALDVVKLGNNNVEAHALAMEKMRDVKVLLEPVAAVRDRLGLSDRELAADSGGSGVGNKQHFGRAESEHTISQGLDLFPASCKKRPAGRPTTSRDKAPYEQPSKRSRLCSICRIQGHKSTTCPARGDVPKAPRKSPRCSKCRLTCHRKNRCSNPPKV, encoded by the exons ATGCATCGCCAGGTTTACACCAGGACAATGTTTGAGAAATTTGGTGAAGCATTGTACGAGTGTGGGTCATATGATCTAATAGAAGTCGAACCCCGATTGGAGTACATTGCTAGGCACATAAAATTCCAGTCAGGGGAAAAGTGGTGCAAGAATGAGTTTGTCATCTCAGTGAGTGAGCCAGCCGATGAGTTCATTAGCGAGTGTGGAACGTTTGAGCACTATGGGATGGTTTGCAGCCATGTGCTTAAG GTCATGATACACCTAAAACTGTATGAGCTCCCGCCAAAACATGTGCTCAAGCGGTGGACTAGAGATGCAAGAGATATACTGCCACCGGAGTATTTGCGCTACCAGAAGGACCATGGGCCCCTGAAGTATTCTTCTCGTCGGCACAACACCTTATACTTGTTGGCACTGGATGTGGTTAAATTAGGTAACAACAATGTGGAAGCACATGCACTTGCAATGGAGAAAATGCGAGATGTCAAAGTGCTGCTCGAGCCAGTTGCCGCCGTGCGGGATAGGCTTGGTTTGTCTGATAGAGAGTTGGCTGCAGATTCAGGCGGCTCTGGTGTTGGGAACAAGCAGCATTTTGGGAGAGCTGAGTCTGAGCACACCATCTCACAAGGATTGGATTTGTTTCCAGCATCGTGCAAGAAACGACCCGCTGGGCGTCCAACAACGAGCCGCGACAAGGCTCCATATGAACAACCATCAAAGAGGAGCAGATTATGTTCTATATGCAGAATTCAGGGGCACAAGAGCACAACATGCCCTGCCAGAGGGGATgtgccaaaggcacctaggaaaTCGCCTCGCTGCTCAAAATGTCGGTTGACATGTCACAGGAAGAACAGATGCAGCAACCCGCCTAAGGTCTGA